One window from the genome of Cucumis melo cultivar AY chromosome 12, USDA_Cmelo_AY_1.0, whole genome shotgun sequence encodes:
- the LOC103488011 gene encoding methyl jasmonate esterase 1-like isoform X2 gives MKNSSVLLTHLDSLLLVLLILLASPVAGHPTKKKTQFVLVHGSFHGAWSWYKLSTILQSWGHNVTALDMAASGIDPIQPKTVSSAFQYFHPLTEFLAGLPSDERVVLVGHSFGGIGVAAAMEDFPEKISVGVFVTATMPGPNLTLSDILVENGKQAPPPLDSHYVYDDGEDKPPTSIIVGSLTLAKHLYSLSPPESHMDDSKSRIWKAFHRWSMVIIVYEAKVKQFGLKLCGEVPMAQLWNKLILIY, from the exons ATGAAAAATTCCTCTGTTTTGCTAACCCATTTGGATTCACTGCTACTTGTGCTTCTCATCCTCTTAGCTTCTCCGGTGGCCGGCCATCCCACAAAAAAGAAGACCCAGTTCGTGCTTGTTCATGGATCTTTCCATGGGGCTTGGTCATGGTACAAGCTCTCCACCATTCTCCAATCGTGGGGCCACAACGTCACCGCTCTCGACATGGCTGCCTCCGGCATCGACCCCATACAGCCTAAGACTGTATCCTCAGCCTTTCAGTACTTTCACCCCTTGACGGAGTTCTTGGCTGGTTTGCCCTCCGACGAGAGGGTGGTCCTCGTTGGCCACAGCTTCGGCGGCATCGGAGTTGCTGCCGCTATGGAGGATTTCCCAGAAAAGATCTCTGTTGGTGTCTTTGTCACCGCCACCATGCCTGGTCCCAATCTTACTCTTTCTGATATTCTGGTAGAG AATGGGAAGCAAGCACCTCCGCCATTGGACAGTCATTATGTGTACGACGATGGAGAGGACAAGCCTCCAACGTCAATCATAGTCGGTTCATTGACGTTAGCCAAACATCTCTACTCACTCTCACCACCCGAG TCACATATGGATGATTCAAAGAGTAGAATATGGAAAGCATTCCACCGTTGGTCTATGGTTATTATAGTAT ACGAGGCCAAGGTCAAACAATTTGGTTTAAAACTATGTGGAGAAGTCCCAATGGCACAATTATGGAATAAACTCATTCTCATTTATTGA
- the LOC103488011 gene encoding methyl jasmonate esterase 1-like isoform X6, whose product MKNSSVLLTHLDSLLLVLLILLASPVAGHPTKKKTQFVLVHGSFHGAWSWYKLSTILQSWGHNVTALDMAASGIDPIQPKTVSSAFQYFHPLTEFLAGLPSDERVVLVGHSFGGIGVAAAMEDFPEKISVGVFVTATMPGPNLTLSDILVENGKQAPPPLDSHYVYDDGEDKPPTSIIVGSLTLAKHLYSLSPPEVKCCVKCCDEAKVKQFGLKLCGEVPMAQLWNKLILIY is encoded by the exons ATGAAAAATTCCTCTGTTTTGCTAACCCATTTGGATTCACTGCTACTTGTGCTTCTCATCCTCTTAGCTTCTCCGGTGGCCGGCCATCCCACAAAAAAGAAGACCCAGTTCGTGCTTGTTCATGGATCTTTCCATGGGGCTTGGTCATGGTACAAGCTCTCCACCATTCTCCAATCGTGGGGCCACAACGTCACCGCTCTCGACATGGCTGCCTCCGGCATCGACCCCATACAGCCTAAGACTGTATCCTCAGCCTTTCAGTACTTTCACCCCTTGACGGAGTTCTTGGCTGGTTTGCCCTCCGACGAGAGGGTGGTCCTCGTTGGCCACAGCTTCGGCGGCATCGGAGTTGCTGCCGCTATGGAGGATTTCCCAGAAAAGATCTCTGTTGGTGTCTTTGTCACCGCCACCATGCCTGGTCCCAATCTTACTCTTTCTGATATTCTGGTAGAG AATGGGAAGCAAGCACCTCCGCCATTGGACAGTCATTATGTGTACGACGATGGAGAGGACAAGCCTCCAACGTCAATCATAGTCGGTTCATTGACGTTAGCCAAACATCTCTACTCACTCTCACCACCCGAG GTTAAATGTTGCGTGAAATGTTGCG ACGAGGCCAAGGTCAAACAATTTGGTTTAAAACTATGTGGAGAAGTCCCAATGGCACAATTATGGAATAAACTCATTCTCATTTATTGA
- the LOC103488011 gene encoding methyl jasmonate esterase 1-like isoform X4, which translates to MKNSSVLLTHLDSLLLVLLILLASPVAGHPTKKKTQFVLVHGSFHGAWSWYKLSTILQSWGHNVTALDMAASGIDPIQPKTVSSAFQYFHPLTEFLAGLPSDERVVLVGHSFGGIGVAAAMEDFPEKISVGVFVTATMPGPNLTLSDILVENGKQAPPPLDSHYVYDDGEDKPPTSIIVGSLTLAKHLYSLSPPEVKCCVKCCGKMCYNNPRRGQGQTIWFKTMWRSPNGTIME; encoded by the exons ATGAAAAATTCCTCTGTTTTGCTAACCCATTTGGATTCACTGCTACTTGTGCTTCTCATCCTCTTAGCTTCTCCGGTGGCCGGCCATCCCACAAAAAAGAAGACCCAGTTCGTGCTTGTTCATGGATCTTTCCATGGGGCTTGGTCATGGTACAAGCTCTCCACCATTCTCCAATCGTGGGGCCACAACGTCACCGCTCTCGACATGGCTGCCTCCGGCATCGACCCCATACAGCCTAAGACTGTATCCTCAGCCTTTCAGTACTTTCACCCCTTGACGGAGTTCTTGGCTGGTTTGCCCTCCGACGAGAGGGTGGTCCTCGTTGGCCACAGCTTCGGCGGCATCGGAGTTGCTGCCGCTATGGAGGATTTCCCAGAAAAGATCTCTGTTGGTGTCTTTGTCACCGCCACCATGCCTGGTCCCAATCTTACTCTTTCTGATATTCTGGTAGAG AATGGGAAGCAAGCACCTCCGCCATTGGACAGTCATTATGTGTACGACGATGGAGAGGACAAGCCTCCAACGTCAATCATAGTCGGTTCATTGACGTTAGCCAAACATCTCTACTCACTCTCACCACCCGAG GTTAAATGTTGCGTGAAATGTTGCGGTAAAATGTGCTACAATAACCCCAG ACGAGGCCAAGGTCAAACAATTTGGTTTAAAACTATGTGGAGAAGTCCCAATGGCACAATTATGGAATAA
- the LOC103488011 gene encoding methyl jasmonate esterase 1-like isoform X9, translated as MKNSSVLLTHLDSLLLVLLILLASPVAGHPTKKKTQFVLVHGSFHGAWSWYKLSTILQSWGHNVTALDMAASGIDPIQPKTVSSAFQYFHPLTEFLAGLPSDERVVLVGHSFGGIGVAAAMEDFPEKISVGVFVTATMPGPNLTLSDILVENGKQAPPPLDSHYVYDDGEDKPPTSIIVGSLTLAKHLYSLSPPETRPRSNNLV; from the exons ATGAAAAATTCCTCTGTTTTGCTAACCCATTTGGATTCACTGCTACTTGTGCTTCTCATCCTCTTAGCTTCTCCGGTGGCCGGCCATCCCACAAAAAAGAAGACCCAGTTCGTGCTTGTTCATGGATCTTTCCATGGGGCTTGGTCATGGTACAAGCTCTCCACCATTCTCCAATCGTGGGGCCACAACGTCACCGCTCTCGACATGGCTGCCTCCGGCATCGACCCCATACAGCCTAAGACTGTATCCTCAGCCTTTCAGTACTTTCACCCCTTGACGGAGTTCTTGGCTGGTTTGCCCTCCGACGAGAGGGTGGTCCTCGTTGGCCACAGCTTCGGCGGCATCGGAGTTGCTGCCGCTATGGAGGATTTCCCAGAAAAGATCTCTGTTGGTGTCTTTGTCACCGCCACCATGCCTGGTCCCAATCTTACTCTTTCTGATATTCTGGTAGAG AATGGGAAGCAAGCACCTCCGCCATTGGACAGTCATTATGTGTACGACGATGGAGAGGACAAGCCTCCAACGTCAATCATAGTCGGTTCATTGACGTTAGCCAAACATCTCTACTCACTCTCACCACCCGAG ACGAGGCCAAGGTCAAACAATTTGGTTTAA
- the LOC103488011 gene encoding methyl jasmonate esterase 1-like isoform X3, giving the protein MKNSSVLLTHLDSLLLVLLILLASPVAGHPTKKKTQFVLVHGSFHGAWSWYKLSTILQSWGHNVTALDMAASGIDPIQPKTVSSAFQYFHPLTEFLAGLPSDERVVLVGHSFGGIGVAAAMEDFPEKISVGVFVTATMPGPNLTLSDILVENGKQAPPPLDSHYVYDDGEDKPPTSIIVGSLTLAKHLYSLSPPEVKCCVKCCGKMCYNNPRFVICVHFILILYNHQMMDIIISFNNLIDIS; this is encoded by the exons ATGAAAAATTCCTCTGTTTTGCTAACCCATTTGGATTCACTGCTACTTGTGCTTCTCATCCTCTTAGCTTCTCCGGTGGCCGGCCATCCCACAAAAAAGAAGACCCAGTTCGTGCTTGTTCATGGATCTTTCCATGGGGCTTGGTCATGGTACAAGCTCTCCACCATTCTCCAATCGTGGGGCCACAACGTCACCGCTCTCGACATGGCTGCCTCCGGCATCGACCCCATACAGCCTAAGACTGTATCCTCAGCCTTTCAGTACTTTCACCCCTTGACGGAGTTCTTGGCTGGTTTGCCCTCCGACGAGAGGGTGGTCCTCGTTGGCCACAGCTTCGGCGGCATCGGAGTTGCTGCCGCTATGGAGGATTTCCCAGAAAAGATCTCTGTTGGTGTCTTTGTCACCGCCACCATGCCTGGTCCCAATCTTACTCTTTCTGATATTCTGGTAGAG AATGGGAAGCAAGCACCTCCGCCATTGGACAGTCATTATGTGTACGACGATGGAGAGGACAAGCCTCCAACGTCAATCATAGTCGGTTCATTGACGTTAGCCAAACATCTCTACTCACTCTCACCACCCGAG GTTAAATGTTGCGTGAAATGTTGCGGTAAAATGTGCTACAATAACCCCAGGTTTGTCATTTGTGTCCATTTTATTCTCATATTGTACAATCACCAAATGATGGACATAATTATCagctttaacaatttaattGATATCTCTTGA
- the LOC103488011 gene encoding methyl jasmonate esterase 1-like isoform X7, translating into MKNSSVLLTHLDSLLLVLLILLASPVAGHPTKKKTQFVLVHGSFHGAWSWYKLSTILQSWGHNVTALDMAASGIDPIQPKTVSSAFQYFHPLTEFLAGLPSDERVVLVGHSFGGIGVAAAMEDFPEKISVGVFVTATMPGPNLTLSDILVENGKQAPPPLDSHYVYDDGEDKPPTSIIVGSLTLAKHLYSLSPPESHMDDSKSRIWKAFHRWSMVIIVC; encoded by the exons ATGAAAAATTCCTCTGTTTTGCTAACCCATTTGGATTCACTGCTACTTGTGCTTCTCATCCTCTTAGCTTCTCCGGTGGCCGGCCATCCCACAAAAAAGAAGACCCAGTTCGTGCTTGTTCATGGATCTTTCCATGGGGCTTGGTCATGGTACAAGCTCTCCACCATTCTCCAATCGTGGGGCCACAACGTCACCGCTCTCGACATGGCTGCCTCCGGCATCGACCCCATACAGCCTAAGACTGTATCCTCAGCCTTTCAGTACTTTCACCCCTTGACGGAGTTCTTGGCTGGTTTGCCCTCCGACGAGAGGGTGGTCCTCGTTGGCCACAGCTTCGGCGGCATCGGAGTTGCTGCCGCTATGGAGGATTTCCCAGAAAAGATCTCTGTTGGTGTCTTTGTCACCGCCACCATGCCTGGTCCCAATCTTACTCTTTCTGATATTCTGGTAGAG AATGGGAAGCAAGCACCTCCGCCATTGGACAGTCATTATGTGTACGACGATGGAGAGGACAAGCCTCCAACGTCAATCATAGTCGGTTCATTGACGTTAGCCAAACATCTCTACTCACTCTCACCACCCGAG TCACATATGGATGATTCAAAGAGTAGAATATGGAAAGCATTCCACCGTTGGTCTATGGTTATTATAGTAT GTTAA
- the LOC103488011 gene encoding methyl jasmonate esterase 1-like isoform X5 — translation MKNSSVLLTHLDSLLLVLLILLASPVAGHPTKKKTQFVLVHGSFHGAWSWYKLSTILQSWGHNVTALDMAASGIDPIQPKTVSSAFQYFHPLTEFLAGLPSDERVVLVGHSFGGIGVAAAMEDFPEKISVGVFVTATMPGPNLTLSDILVENGKQAPPPLDSHYVYDDGEDKPPTSIIVGSLTLAKHLYSLSPPESHMDDSKSRIWKAFHRWSMVIIVCELQLFLSYLECKLL, via the exons ATGAAAAATTCCTCTGTTTTGCTAACCCATTTGGATTCACTGCTACTTGTGCTTCTCATCCTCTTAGCTTCTCCGGTGGCCGGCCATCCCACAAAAAAGAAGACCCAGTTCGTGCTTGTTCATGGATCTTTCCATGGGGCTTGGTCATGGTACAAGCTCTCCACCATTCTCCAATCGTGGGGCCACAACGTCACCGCTCTCGACATGGCTGCCTCCGGCATCGACCCCATACAGCCTAAGACTGTATCCTCAGCCTTTCAGTACTTTCACCCCTTGACGGAGTTCTTGGCTGGTTTGCCCTCCGACGAGAGGGTGGTCCTCGTTGGCCACAGCTTCGGCGGCATCGGAGTTGCTGCCGCTATGGAGGATTTCCCAGAAAAGATCTCTGTTGGTGTCTTTGTCACCGCCACCATGCCTGGTCCCAATCTTACTCTTTCTGATATTCTGGTAGAG AATGGGAAGCAAGCACCTCCGCCATTGGACAGTCATTATGTGTACGACGATGGAGAGGACAAGCCTCCAACGTCAATCATAGTCGGTTCATTGACGTTAGCCAAACATCTCTACTCACTCTCACCACCCGAG TCACATATGGATGATTCAAAGAGTAGAATATGGAAAGCATTCCACCGTTGGTCTATGGTTATTATAGTATGTGAGTTACAATTGTTTTTAAGTTATTTAGAGTGCAAATTACTTTAG
- the LOC103488011 gene encoding methyl jasmonate esterase 1-like isoform X1 — translation MKNSSVLLTHLDSLLLVLLILLASPVAGHPTKKKTQFVLVHGSFHGAWSWYKLSTILQSWGHNVTALDMAASGIDPIQPKTVSSAFQYFHPLTEFLAGLPSDERVVLVGHSFGGIGVAAAMEDFPEKISVGVFVTATMPGPNLTLSDILVENGKQAPPPLDSHYVYDDGEDKPPTSIIVGSLTLAKHLYSLSPPEDLTLATMLVRSLPLFKINDSKFKFTRERFGSVKRAFVVTEKDLAAPKKFQMWMIENNPPDITVEIRGSDHMAMVSKPLELAHGLQHIVQQCSLLDFSS, via the exons ATGAAAAATTCCTCTGTTTTGCTAACCCATTTGGATTCACTGCTACTTGTGCTTCTCATCCTCTTAGCTTCTCCGGTGGCCGGCCATCCCACAAAAAAGAAGACCCAGTTCGTGCTTGTTCATGGATCTTTCCATGGGGCTTGGTCATGGTACAAGCTCTCCACCATTCTCCAATCGTGGGGCCACAACGTCACCGCTCTCGACATGGCTGCCTCCGGCATCGACCCCATACAGCCTAAGACTGTATCCTCAGCCTTTCAGTACTTTCACCCCTTGACGGAGTTCTTGGCTGGTTTGCCCTCCGACGAGAGGGTGGTCCTCGTTGGCCACAGCTTCGGCGGCATCGGAGTTGCTGCCGCTATGGAGGATTTCCCAGAAAAGATCTCTGTTGGTGTCTTTGTCACCGCCACCATGCCTGGTCCCAATCTTACTCTTTCTGATATTCTGGTAGAG AATGGGAAGCAAGCACCTCCGCCATTGGACAGTCATTATGTGTACGACGATGGAGAGGACAAGCCTCCAACGTCAATCATAGTCGGTTCATTGACGTTAGCCAAACATCTCTACTCACTCTCACCACCCGAG GATTTGACCCTAGCGACCATGTTGGTGAGGTCTCTTCCTCTATTTAAAATCAATGATTCTAAATTTAAGTTCACAAGAGAGAGATTTGGTAGTGTAAAAAGGGCTTTTGTTGTTACAGAAAAAGATTTAGCAGCCCCTAAGAAATTTCAAATGTGGATGATTGAGAACAATCCACCTGATATTACTGTCGAAATTAGAGGATCAGATCATATGGCTATGGTGTCTAAGCCTCTTGAACTTGCCCATGGACTCCAACATATTGTTCAACAATGCTCTCTACTTGACTTTTCTTCTTGA
- the LOC103488011 gene encoding methyl jasmonate esterase 1-like isoform X8 codes for MKNSSVLLTHLDSLLLVLLILLASPVAGHPTKKKTQFVLVHGSFHGAWSWYKLSTILQSWGHNVTALDMAASGIDPIQPKTVSSAFQYFHPLTEFLAGLPSDERVVLVGHSFGGIGVAAAMEDFPEKISVGVFVTATMPGPNLTLSDILVENGKQAPPPLDSHYVYDDGEDKPPTSIIVGSLTLAKHLYSLSPPEDLTLATMLKKI; via the exons ATGAAAAATTCCTCTGTTTTGCTAACCCATTTGGATTCACTGCTACTTGTGCTTCTCATCCTCTTAGCTTCTCCGGTGGCCGGCCATCCCACAAAAAAGAAGACCCAGTTCGTGCTTGTTCATGGATCTTTCCATGGGGCTTGGTCATGGTACAAGCTCTCCACCATTCTCCAATCGTGGGGCCACAACGTCACCGCTCTCGACATGGCTGCCTCCGGCATCGACCCCATACAGCCTAAGACTGTATCCTCAGCCTTTCAGTACTTTCACCCCTTGACGGAGTTCTTGGCTGGTTTGCCCTCCGACGAGAGGGTGGTCCTCGTTGGCCACAGCTTCGGCGGCATCGGAGTTGCTGCCGCTATGGAGGATTTCCCAGAAAAGATCTCTGTTGGTGTCTTTGTCACCGCCACCATGCCTGGTCCCAATCTTACTCTTTCTGATATTCTGGTAGAG AATGGGAAGCAAGCACCTCCGCCATTGGACAGTCATTATGTGTACGACGATGGAGAGGACAAGCCTCCAACGTCAATCATAGTCGGTTCATTGACGTTAGCCAAACATCTCTACTCACTCTCACCACCCGAG GATTTGACCCTAGCGACCATGTTG AAAAAGATTTAG
- the LOC103488011 gene encoding methyl jasmonate esterase 1-like isoform X10, translated as MKNSSVLLTHLDSLLLVLLILLASPVAGHPTKKKTQFVLVHGSFHGAWSWYKLSTILQSWGHNVTALDMAASGIDPIQPKTVSSAFQYFHPLTEFLAGLPSDERVVLVGHSFGGIGVAAAMEDFPEKISVGVFVTATMPGPNLTLSDILVENGKQAPPPLDSHYVYDDGEDKPPTSIIVGSLTLAKHLYSLSPPEKKI; from the exons ATGAAAAATTCCTCTGTTTTGCTAACCCATTTGGATTCACTGCTACTTGTGCTTCTCATCCTCTTAGCTTCTCCGGTGGCCGGCCATCCCACAAAAAAGAAGACCCAGTTCGTGCTTGTTCATGGATCTTTCCATGGGGCTTGGTCATGGTACAAGCTCTCCACCATTCTCCAATCGTGGGGCCACAACGTCACCGCTCTCGACATGGCTGCCTCCGGCATCGACCCCATACAGCCTAAGACTGTATCCTCAGCCTTTCAGTACTTTCACCCCTTGACGGAGTTCTTGGCTGGTTTGCCCTCCGACGAGAGGGTGGTCCTCGTTGGCCACAGCTTCGGCGGCATCGGAGTTGCTGCCGCTATGGAGGATTTCCCAGAAAAGATCTCTGTTGGTGTCTTTGTCACCGCCACCATGCCTGGTCCCAATCTTACTCTTTCTGATATTCTGGTAGAG AATGGGAAGCAAGCACCTCCGCCATTGGACAGTCATTATGTGTACGACGATGGAGAGGACAAGCCTCCAACGTCAATCATAGTCGGTTCATTGACGTTAGCCAAACATCTCTACTCACTCTCACCACCCGAG AAAAAGATTTAG